One region of Chlorobiota bacterium genomic DNA includes:
- the rsmI gene encoding 16S rRNA (cytidine(1402)-2'-O)-methyltransferase, translated as MPTLYIIPTPIGNLEDITLRALRILREAPIVACEDTRVTGMLLKHYGIEGKRLVSCYSGNEQGRIPSLIEMLRVGQDVALVSDAGTPGISDPGVRLISAAIDAGITVVPLPGPSAAITAAVAAGLPTDSILFEGFLPHKKGRQTMLRRLAESESTTILYESPYRVVKTLRELAEHCGNHRRAAVCRELTKMFEEINRGTLQQLYQEYAGRGSIKGEFVLVIEGKQKRAKEEPIAEE; from the coding sequence TTGCCTACTCTCTACATCATACCAACCCCCATCGGGAATCTTGAAGACATCACGCTGCGGGCATTGCGGATCCTGCGTGAAGCCCCAATTGTTGCCTGCGAGGATACCCGCGTGACCGGAATGCTGCTGAAGCACTACGGTATTGAAGGGAAACGACTGGTCAGCTGCTACAGCGGAAACGAGCAAGGGCGAATCCCTTCCCTGATTGAGATGCTTCGGGTGGGCCAGGACGTTGCGCTGGTGAGCGATGCAGGAACCCCAGGCATCAGCGACCCCGGTGTGCGGCTGATCTCCGCAGCGATTGATGCTGGCATCACGGTTGTGCCATTGCCCGGGCCTTCGGCGGCAATCACCGCCGCGGTGGCCGCAGGGCTTCCAACCGATTCGATTTTGTTTGAAGGATTCCTCCCCCACAAAAAAGGGCGGCAGACCATGCTCCGCCGGCTTGCGGAATCCGAAAGCACAACGATCCTGTACGAATCCCCCTACCGCGTGGTGAAAACTCTTCGCGAACTTGCCGAGCATTGCGGCAACCACCGCCGCGCTGCGGTCTGCCGCGAGCTTACCAAGATGTTTGAGGAGATCAACCGAGGGACATTGCAGCAGCTTTATCAGGAGTACGCCGGGCGGGGATCCATCAAAGGGGAGTTTGTGTTGGTGATTGAAGGGAAGCAAAAACGGGCGAAGGAAGAACCCATTGCCGAAGAATAA